The genome window GAAACAGCTCGCCTACCTGCCTGAAAAGGAAGCGGGAGGAACGATGTGGTGTGTGGTATTCATGGAAAACCCCGCGCCGGCCGGTTTTGATCGGCTGGTGTGGGACACGCCGAATTACAAGGTCCACTATGATACTCAAAGCATTCATTTAAACGCGGACGGCACAGTAGCCGCCTTTCGCCTACCGGAGGAGTTTACCACCGAAGAACCGAACTCTCTTTTTCTTTTGTCGGCAGAGATAAGGTTCTTCCAAATCATCGCTTTGTAGCCATTTTAGCTCTTTGCGCAAACCGCTTGACTGTTCAGCTGAACAGTCAAGCGGTTTTTTAATGTTAGAACCCCAAGCGTAGCTCGGGTGTTATAACATAAAAAACGGCTAAATATTTATTAGCCGTTTTTTAAACTCTGCACATAGGTTATTTACTTTCTGGTTTCAACTATTCCCTGCGCCTACGGAAACCTTACAGTCCCAAGAGCCGCCTTATGCTTTCCAGTATGGAAGCTTTCTGGCTTTCAGATAAGCTATCAAACGTAGTGGCGCAGACCGGGAAAGTTGTTCGCGTTCCCGCAAGGTAGCCGCTGATATGACTTATATCAAGCGTAGATACCACTCCGTTGGCGCTCACGTCGGCCAATTTGATTTGAGCGTCAGTCATTTTGGAAATGCCGAGTACGTGGTTTCGAATCACATCTTCGTCTTTCTCCGTAATCCACCCGTCTCCGTCAACATCGCCGTATGAGCCGCAGACGAGGTTGGAGTCGGGATTCGGGGCGGGATTGACTGTTACAGTGACACTTTTAGTGTCAGAGCCGCCCGCTCCGGTGCAGGTTACGGTGAAGGTTGCGGTGGAGGCAAGACCGATGGTCTGGCTTCCCGAAGTCAAAACATTGGTTTGAGACCACGCTCCGCTCTTGGTGCAGGAAGTGACGTTGTTTGCCGACCAAGAGAGATTGACACTTTCGCCGACAGTAATGGTAGAGGGCGTAGCGGTGAGTGTTACGCTGGGAGCGGTAGTCGCCGCGGTGATGGTGAAAGAAGCTGATTCAGCAATAGCACACACATTAAGACACTCACCCTGATTACCGAGCTGAACTACTTCCAGTGTGTATGTTCCCGTAGGAACTGTGGAAGGAATAGCGAATTGTTTTGATTCAACGCCAGCCGGCCCTCCTACTATTGTTCCAAGCGTATACACAACAGGAGAAACTATAGCCGGTTTTAGCAGGTTTATTTTGTATTTCTCACCAGAACTGGTATGCGAAAAGTTGACAGTGATATTACCGCCCACAGCAAAAGTTTCTCCTCCATTCGGAGATGCGATGGTTATCGTAGGCGTATCACCATACACATTCACCCGGAAACTTCCGCATCGTGACCCTGTTTCAAACGATACTCCAGAAGGACACACATAAATTGTATAATCCCCACCCGGTACTCCGTTTGGCAGATTCCACTCTTCAGAAGCAAAGCCCACAGCCCATGAAAACGTACCATGATTGGGATAATTTTTTGCGAATGTCCATTTATGAGTTCCTTCTCCAACGAGATATATATCGACTGTAGAAACCGAACCACTGGTTAACCAACGCCACTCCCCTAATGTGTTTCTCTTCCAAGATATCGGGGTATTCGGCGAAAGAACGATGATGGAGGGTTGGGAATTGGCTAATGCTTTTAGAATAGTTATATCGTAGTTTTCGGTAACAAGCCCATTTTGCTTATCCATACACTTTACAAAGTAGGTTGTGTCTCGATGCCCCTCTGTGATAACACCGACACTTGTCCGGTGTTCTTTCTCTCCGGAATTAGACAAGGGGGTCATTGAAGAGAAAAGAGTGTTAGCGTTTGCGGAATAGCGACACAAAGCCGGAGAACTCGTTTCTAAATACAGCGATGCCTCTTCACCGACAGAGAATTCCCGCAGTTGTTGAGCATTTAAAATGGAAGGAGCTGACGCACCGATAATCTTAACCATCTGAAGTGATTCACCCGCCTTTCCAAAATTTACTGAATTCCCCGAAGTCATTCCGACTGCTGTTCCGTCTACAACAGGTGTAAATTCAATGCCTGAATAACCTGTTTTTGTATCTACATACACATGAATGGTTTTGCTCTGGCCAGCAGAAATGACGAGATTTGATATTGAGAATGAATTGACTGTTGAGGGAACCGCCCTTGCAGTGGCGACTGGCTCTCCAGTAGAATGTTCTCTTAAGCGCAGGTTTGTGATGGCAGAAGCTCCTGTTAGAGGCAAGGTTATTCTTATAGTATTCACCCTTATATCTTCAGAAGGACCAGCCGTCAGAACAAAAGAACCTATTATTGTCCCGGCAGTTCCGTCGGCGATAGTTTGATTCCCAAGATTTACATTCTTTGTGAGGGTGATGGAGGACTGAGTGGAACTGACCGCAGTGATGGTGAAGAATGAATTACTGGAATCGGTTGCACCCGTATTTTGTGATGATACAACTGCTTTATACTGCCCTGGTGACATAGATGAAGAGATAGTCATTCCCCAGCTACGATTACTAGACGAGACACCAGTTTCAAGTACAGAACCTCCTACTGAATTAATTATGGATACTTTGAAAGAGTCACTGGCGACAATATTAGATGCAGACCATGAAATGACTATATCATTTCCAACTTTGTATGTCTCTCCCCCATTCGGCGAAAGGACGGTGATGAAGGGTTGGGTTGTCTGCCCACATCTGTACAGTTGATTAATTTTGACTCTGGTTTTCGGTCCAAGAGAACCGTATCCCGTGGTTTCAGGATCTCCTTGGGAAATGACATTGTTTGCCACCTGAAAACGCTTCACGGCTTCTTCCGTGGCCGGACCGTAATAACCGGTTATTTCAGGGTATGAATAGTAACCTTTTTCTTTGAGAAACCTTTGAAGACGCGATACATCCCCACCGGATTCGCCGTCTGTTTTGCCTGTGTAAAGCCAACGTTCAAAGCCGTAACACGACGCTACAGTGCCAGTTGAAAGTAAAGATTTGTCAGAACTACTATCTACCCCGCTTTTTACAGTGGCACCTTCACTTGAAGAAGACGTAGGATAAGTAAGCGGACGTCCGTTTAGAGAATCATCCACGTTTTGTATGACTTGCGAATCAGCGCCGA of bacterium contains these proteins:
- a CDS encoding peptidoglycan-binding protein is translated as MKKTKLAMAGMMAAAILLTGASQAQAALTSVQIQSILNLLSSFGADSQVIQNVDDSLNGRPLTYPTSSSSEGATVKSGVDSSSDKSLLSTGTVASCYGFERWLYTGKTDGESGGDVSRLQRFLKEKGYYSYPEITGYYGPATEEAVKRFQVANNVISQGDPETTGYGSLGPKTRVKINQLYRCGQTTQPFITVLSPNGGETYKVGNDIVISWSASNIVASDSFKVSIINSVGGSVLETGVSSSNRSWGMTISSSMSPGQYKAVVSSQNTGATDSSNSFFTITAVSSTQSSITLTKNVNLGNQTIADGTAGTIIGSFVLTAGPSEDIRVNTIRITLPLTGASAITNLRLREHSTGEPVATARAVPSTVNSFSISNLVISAGQSKTIHVYVDTKTGYSGIEFTPVVDGTAVGMTSGNSVNFGKAGESLQMVKIIGASAPSILNAQQLREFSVGEEASLYLETSSPALCRYSANANTLFSSMTPLSNSGEKEHRTSVGVITEGHRDTTYFVKCMDKQNGLVTENYDITILKALANSQPSIIVLSPNTPISWKRNTLGEWRWLTSGSVSTVDIYLVGEGTHKWTFAKNYPNHGTFSWAVGFASEEWNLPNGVPGGDYTIYVCPSGVSFETGSRCGSFRVNVYGDTPTITIASPNGGETFAVGGNITVNFSHTSSGEKYKINLLKPAIVSPVVYTLGTIVGGPAGVESKQFAIPSTVPTGTYTLEVVQLGNQGECLNVCAIAESASFTITAATTAPSVTLTATPSTITVGESVNLSWSANNVTSCTKSGAWSQTNVLTSGSQTIGLASTATFTVTCTGAGGSDTKSVTVTVNPAPNPDSNLVCGSYGDVDGDGWITEKDEDVIRNHVLGISKMTDAQIKLADVSANGVVSTLDISHISGYLAGTRTTFPVCATTFDSLSESQKASILESIRRLLGL